AGGTGTAACTATCGGAGATAGTGAGCAAAGAAAGCCTAGGCCGAGATTTGAACTCGGGGTCTCGTCCTTACCAAGGACGCGCTTTACCGCTAAGCTACCCAGGCACGCAAACTGTCGTTGACCGGATTCGACTTTATGGGTTTCGATTCGCGGGCGCGGCGTCGGGGAATCGCCGAGGTCCCGAAACGTCTCTCCGCCGACTAACTGTCCGTCGCGCTGACGGCCCGGTCGGAGATGTCCGCGATGCGGTCGGCGGTCGCCTCCGGTAGCGCCCGGCCCGCGGGCGGGAACTCGCCGTCGCAGTCGGCGGCGAGGTCGCGGGCGTATTCGAGCAGCTCCTCGGGCGGGTCGCCGCCGACGGCGGTGGTGCCGGCGACGACCGCGAGTTCGAGGGCGTCCACCTCCAGGTTGCGGTCGAGCCCGGCCGCCGTCTCGGGGTCCGTGCCCTCGCGGTCGCGTAGGGTCTGGTCGCGGCCGAACGCGCGCACCACGTCGACCGCGGGGCGGGCGGCGTCGGTACAGGCAAGCAGCGAGAAGCCGCGGGAGACGAGCACGTCGGCGGCGAGGACGTCCATGTCCGCGTCGATGTCGGCGGCGGTCGGCGCGGTCACCCACGGCTCCTCGCGGGCGACCGTGCGGGTGAGCCGCAGCCCCTCGTAGATGAGCTGCACGCCCGCCGCGCGGTCGGCCACGTCCGCGAGGTCGACCTCCGACTCCAGCGCGCGAGCCGTGACCAGCGCCAGCACGCCGGGGGTCACCGCCGCGTCGCCGATCCGGGCGTCGAGGGCCTCGCGGAGCTGTTCGGGTTCCACGTCCGCGAGCGCCTCTCGCGCGGCGTCACGCGCTCGCGCGGCATCGTCCATTGCCATCCGGTAGACGAGCGAAGGGCAAAGACCTTTGGAAACGAACGGAATCCCGTACCGTGATCCGGACCCGAACCGACGGCGACGTGCGCGTCGTCACGCTGGACCGCCCCGAGGCGCGCAACGCGCTCCGCCCCGCGGACCTGACCGCCCTCCGAGAGGCGTTCGCGGAGCCGAAAGCCGACGAACGCCGGCCGGTGACGTTCCTTCGCGGCGCGGGCGACGCCTTCTGTGCCGGCGCCGACCTCGACGCGGTCGCCGCGCTCGACGACCCGGAGGCGTTCGCGCGGCGCGGCCAGCGCGTCGCCGCCGCGATAGCGGCGTCGCCGTCGGTCGTCGTCTGCGGAATCGACGGGTCGGCCCGCGGCGGCGGCGTCGAACTGGCGCTGGCGGCGGACGTCAGGGTCGCGACCCCGCGGGCGACGTTCGGGGAGCCGGGCGTCTCGCTCGGCCTGTTTGGCGCGTGGGGCGGGACCGTCAGGCTCCCGCGGATTATGGGCGAGGGCGACGCGCTCGACTTCGCGCTGTCGGGGCAGGTCCTCGACGCGGCGGCCGCGCTCCGGACCGGACTCGTGTCGCGCGTCGTCGACGACCCCCGCTCGGTGGCCGACGAGATTGCGGCGGGCGAGCCGGACGCGCTCGCGGCGATCAAACGCCGGATTCGGGACCGACGGGACGAGGGGACACAAGAGGACGCGGAGGCCGCGGCGTTTGCCGACCTTCACGACGCCCACGCGGCGGAGATCGCTCGACGGAGGGGAGAGTGAGGCGCCGCGTCGATGGAGACCGTCCCGATGTGACAGACTTAAGTGAGTCTCCGACCAACTGCCAGATGCGAAGCACGCACCGGTAGTGTAGTGGTATCACGCAACCTTGCCATGGTTGCAACCCGAGTTCAAATCTCGGCCGGTGCATTTTGCGAACGAAGTGAGCAAAGTCACCGAGAGAGATTTGAACGCTATCAGTCGCGCGCAGCGAACGGCGAGCGAAGCGAGCCGTGAGCGAGCACGTCTGATTCTGAGTTCAAATCTCGGCCGGTGCACTCCTTTCAGTCGTCTCCGCTGCGAACACAGCCAAAGCTCCAGCTGTTCGTTATAAATAACAAACCACCGCTCAACGGTGAACACCGCCAAAGCCCCAGCCGCGAGGACTCGCGAGGACTCGCGCGGCTCGCTGCGCTCCTCACCCGGTCGCTCACTCCGTTCGCTCTCTCGTTGCGGTGCTTGCGTCGCCGTGCTTCGTCCTCACGGCTGCCCCTTTGAGTCCCGCCCAACTCCGCACAGCACCTCACGCCTCCCCAGCCTCGTCGGCGGTCCTCCGCTTCGCTCCGGACCGCCGACTCCCTCGCGCGTGCTGTCGCCGGCGCGAAGCGCCGGCTTCCAGAGGGACCTTCGGTCCCTCGCGGCTCGGCCGCAAGGCGGCCTCACAGGCACGCGCCGCCGCCTCGCTCGTTTATAAATAGTATACACCGGATCCCATCGTCATTTAAATACCGTATCGGATTCTCTTCCGTCACTCGAAGTGCCCGCAGCGCGAGCGTCCGACGAGCGGACCCGACGGGGACGGACCCCGTCCGTTTAACAGCGCGTGCGTACTCTGTTGGCGTATATGGTCGAAATTCTTCTTTTGGTCGGGGTCGCGGTGGCGGCGTTCGTCGGATACAACATCGGCGGGGCGACGACGGGACCGGCGTTCGGGCCGGCGGTCGGCGCAGACGTGTTATCGAAGGCGGGCGCGGCGGCGCTGATGTCGGTGTTCTTCTTCGTCGGCGCGGGGACGCTGGGCCAGCGCGTGGTCACGACGCTGGGCGAGGACCTCGTCACGGGCGCGAGCGTGTTCACGCTGGAGACGAGCATCATCGTCCTCTTTTTCATCGGCGGCGCGCTGTTCATCGGCAACTTCGCCGGGGTCCCGGCGTCGACGTCGATGACGGCGGTCGGCTCCATCGCCGGGCTGGGGATCGCGACGAACACCCTCGACTGGGCGGTGATGGGCGAGATCGCGATCTGGTGGCTCGTCGCGCCGATCATCGGGTTCTGGGTGTCGGGCGTCGTCGGGCGCTACTTCTACTCCGCGATCGACCGCTGGGTGGCGATAGAGAGCACCGATGGCGCGCTGTTCGAGTTCGACCGGTCGAAGACCATTCCGCGACCGGTCCTCGGGCCGAACACGACGCGGCGCGAGCTGACGGGCGGGATCATCGTCATCGCCATCGGCTGTCTGATGGCGTTCTCCTCGGGCACTTCGAACATCGCGAACGCCATCGCGCCGCTCGTTGCGCTCGACGGCGTGGAGATGGAGCCGATGATCCTCCTCGGGAGCGCCGCGGTCGCGGTGGGCGCGTTCACCATCGCCCGCCGGACGCTCGACACGCTCGGCAACGACATCACCGACCTCCCGCTGACGGCCGCCATCGTCGTCGCCGTCGTCTCCTCCGGGATCGTCATCAGCCTCTCGGCGGTCGGCATCCCCGCCTCGTTCGTGATCATCGCGACGATGTCGATCGTCGGGCTGGGCTGGGGGCGCGCGACGCGCACGGTGACCGTGCGACAGGGGATCAAAGGCGAGAAGGAGCCGAAGGTTTCCGTCGGCGCGCTGACGGCCGACGAGATGCCGGAGATCGGTGAGGGCGGCGCGAGCGACATCCCCTCGGCCTCGGACCTGTTCAACCCGGGCACGAGCGCGCGCGTCGTGCTGATGCAGAACATCGTGCCGATCCTCTCGACGGTGGGCGCGCTGGTGACGTTCACCCTGCTTTTCACCTTCGTCTGGCAGGGTCAGCTCTGAGGGGGCCGGTCACCGGCCGAACCGGCGCTGCCGGTTCTGGTAGTCTAACACCGCGCGGAGGTACTCTCGCCTGCGGAAGTCCCGCCAGTTCACGTCGGTGAAGTACAGCTCCGCGTACACCGACTGCCAGATGGCGAAATCGGAGAGCCGCTCGGCGCCGGTCTTGATGACCAAGTCGGGCTCTTCAGGGAACAACAGCCGGTCCGCGACGTCGTCCTCGTCGATGGCGTCGGGAGGTAACTCGCCGTCCGCGACGTCGGTCGCCAGTTCGCGGACCGCGCCGGCGAACTCCGCTTTCCCACCGAGACCGACCAAGATCCGGACCGGCGCGTCCGCGTCGCTGTCCGGCGACCGGTCGGCGTCTGGGCCGTCTTGGCCGTCGGCGGTCCCTCCCGGTGACCCGTCGGCGTCCGGCCCGCGAACCACGGTCTCCGCGGGGGCGTCGAGGCGGCGCAGCTCTCGGACCAGCGTCGGGGCGACCGCCCGGTCGAGGACGGAGACGGAGACGGTGACGCGCTCCGCGCCGTACTCGAACGCCCAGCCGACCGACGACGACAGCGTGTCGAACGCGCCGTCGGCGAGAAGGTCGCGCTCCGTGAGGACCAAGGCGACGTGCGCCGGCGGCTCGGCGTCGTGGAGGCGGTGGCGCGTCGCGAGGTACGCGTCGTAGAGACCCACGTGGGAGGGATCCGGTCGAGCGTATAAAGGACTTCCCGCCGACGAGGGATTTAATTCGCCACCGCACCTACTGGTGTCGATGGCAGACAGCTACCGCGGGGTGTTCGGCGCGATCCCCTACGCGTTCCGCGCGACCGAGTCGAGGACGATGCGCGCGTACGCCGCGCTCGGCGCGCTGACGGCCGGGTTCGTCGCGCTCGTCGTCACGCTCGGACTGGTCGTCTGGATGGGCGAGACCGTCTCGGCGCAGGGGGGGACGTTCCTCTTCTCGCGGTCGCTGTTCGTGGTCGCCGGGCTCGGCGCGGTCGGACCGCTGCTCGCACCGATCCTGTTCGTCGCCCGCCGCCACCGCCGCGGCGATCGAGTCGCGGCCACGTACGACCGGTGGATGGGCGTCGCCGGCTTCCTGTTCCTCGTCTCGCTGTACCTCGGGCTGGTCATCTCGGCGCCCGAAGGGCTCCGCGACCCGAGCGGCTCAGTGATTATCAACGCGCTGTACGCGCTCCCCCAGCCGGCGGGGTTCGTCCCGCCCGTCGCGGCCGCGCTCGCGGTCTTCGCGACGCACTTCCGGCTTCGGGGGGGAGGCGACGACGAGGCGGCGGCCGGCGGCGGGGCGACGTAGGCGCGAATCACCGTCCGCGGCTCGAAAGCCGGAAGTCGCCCGAGCGACTACCCGAGCGCAATGACCGACGAGAAGGAGAGTACGTTCCTCGTCACGCACGTCGAGAGCGACTCGGCCGTCCTGAAAGACGTCCACGACGGACAGGTCCACACGCTGAGCTCGAACCCCGGACTCGACGTCGACGACGCCGTCGAGGCGACCGTCGCCCCCGACCCGCCGATGGAGGTCACCTACCAGGTGATCGAGGTCGAGGAGCGTCGCCCGCTGTCGATCGAGGAGAGCCCGGAGCCGCCGACCGTCCACGAGCGCGAACTCGCCGCGGAGACGCCGACCGGAGAGCTCGCACGGGAAGAGCGCGCGGGCGTGGGCGAAATCCACGTGCTGACGCCGCCGGAGTCGGAGACGGACGCGGCGGTGGCCGACGTGATCGACGACCGCGAGGGGACGCTCTCGCGAGCGGCCCGGTTCGGCGTGAACCGCGTCGAGGTCCGGTCGGAGCCGGGGGTCGTCGCGGTTCGATACCTCCCGTAGCGCGGGCGGACGGGGCGCCCGTCCCGCCGCCGGGTCGCCAGATAAGAAGGCTTATTCGCGCACGCGGGGGAAGCGGTGTTTATGGTAGCGATCGAGGTGCCGAAAGTCAACTACACCGACTACTCGAACCGGCAGCTTGCGGCGGTGCCGCTCGCGTTTCTGGTCCTCGCGCTGGCGATCATCGGCGGGTGGTTCGTCGCCACGGGTGCGCCGGCGAACCTCGGGCTGGAATTCACCGGCGGCGTCGAGCTACGAATCGCGGACGACGGGGGCGACGTCGAACAGCAGATCCAGACGGCCTTCGACCGGGAGCCGGACTCGGTCCGGACGATCCCCGGCGACAGCGTCGTCGTCGTCACGTTCCAGGCCGCCGAGGACGACCCCGAAGGGCTCGCGAACGACCTCCAGGAGCAGGCGGACGCGGCGGGGTTGACCACGACCGCGGTCGACCAGGTGTCGCCCAGCTTCGCGAGCGACACCGCGCGGACCGCCCTCTTCGGCGTGGCGCTCGCGTTCCTCGGGATGAGCGTGCTCGTGTTCGCGCTGTTCCGCACGTTCGTCCCCTCGATCGCGGTCGTCGCGTCCGCGTTCTCCGACCTGGTGATCCCGGTCGCGGCGATGAACCTCCTCGGCATCCAGATGACGCTGGGGACTATCGCGGCGCTGCTGATGATCATCGGGTACAGCGTCGACTCGGACATCCTGTTGAACGACTCCGTGCTGCGCCGCACCGGCGAGTTCTACGAGTCGGTCAGCCGCGCGATGCGGACCGGGGTGACGATGACGCTCACCTCCATCGCGGCGATGGTCGTGATGGCGGTCGTCGCCTCCGTGTTCGGGGTCGGACTCCTCCGTGACATCGGGATCATCCTCTCGGTCGGGCTGTGCGCCGACCTGATGAACACGTACCTGATGAACGTCTCGCTGCTTCGCTGGTACAAGTTCGAGGGGGTGGCGCGGTAATGCTCGAACCGATCAAGGAGAACTGGCGGATCCTGCTGCTCGTCGTCGTCGTGATCGGGGCGTCCGTGGCGCTGTTCGCGCCCGGATTCGGTCCGGACCCGGCGCCCGGCGAGAACGCGAGCGAGGCCCGGGAAGGGATCACGAACCTCCAGTACGGCCTCGACCTAGCCGGCGGGACGCGCGTCCGCGCGCCGCTCTCGGGGTACACCGCGACCGACGTCGCGTTCGACGGCGACGCGCCGGGGACCGTCGCGGAGGCGGTCGCGGCCGAACTCGACAACGCCTCGACGCGAGACGTCGGCGCCGTTCCCGAGGAGAGCGCGGTGGAGGTGACGGAGCCCTCGGTGACGGAGTCGCAGTTCCGGGCGGCGATGGACGCCGCCGGCTACGAGTACGGCGACGTCCGGTCGGGCGTCACGCAGGAGACGCGCGACGAGACGATGAACGTCATCCAAGGCAAGATCAACGAGGCGGGCCTCTCGGGCGGGAGCGTCCAGCAGGTCCAGTCGCTCACCGGCGAGTACTTTATCCTCGTGGAGGTGCCCGGCGAGGGGCGACAGAACGTTATCGACCTCCTCGAAGAGCGCGGGACGGTCCGGATCGACATCGCGTACGCCGACGGGAACGGGACGGCCGTTCAGGAGGGCGCGCTGATTCAGGGCGACTTCGACGAGATCGGGACCGCGGCGCAAAGCGACCGAGGCCCGGGGGCGTACGTGCCCGTCACCGTTCGCAACAGCGACGACGACGGCCAGTCGCCGGCACACGGGTTCCAAGACGCCGTGGTTCAGCGCGGCTTCCCCGACGCGTACGAGACGCAGGCGGACCAGTGCGGGTACAACTCCGAGACCGGCGAGATAGAGGAGGTGAACGGGGATCGGAACCCGTGTCTCCTGCTCGTCGTCGACGGCGAGGTCATCAACTCCTTCGGGATGGACTCCGGCCTCGCGGGCGACATGGGTGACGGCTCGTGGGCGGAGACCGGGCGGTTCCGGCTCACGACCGGGGAGTTCGCAGAGGCGCAGCAGATCTCGCTGAACCTCCGCGCCGGCGCGCTCCCGGCCGACCTCGACATCAGCGGCGAGGGGACCTCCTCGTCCATCTCGGCCTCGCAGGGGGAGAACTTCCGGACGTACTCGCTCGTCATCGGCGTGCTCTCGGTGTTCGCCGTCGCCGGCATGGTGTTCCTCCGCTACCGCGAGCCGCGGGTCGCCCTGCCGATGATCGTCACGGCGCTGGCCGAGGTGTACGCCCTGCTCGGCTTCGCGGCGCTGCTCGGCTACCCGCTCGAACTCGCGGTGATCGCGGGCTTCATCGCGGTGGTCGGGACCGGCGTCGACGACCTCGTCATCATCGCGGACCAGGTGATGAGCGAGGGCGACGTGAACTCCCGGACGGTGTTCGACTCGCGGTTCCGGCAGGCGTTCTGGGTCATCGGCGCGGCCGCGGCCACGACGATTATCGCGATGTCGCCGCTGATGGTGCTGTCGCTCGGGGACCTCTCCGGGTTCGCCATCTTCACCGTCCTCGGCGTGCTGATCGGCGTGTTGATCACCCGGCCCGCGTACGGCGACATCCTGCGCCGCCTGCTGACGGTCAAGTAAGCCGGGTCCGGGTCGTCGGTCGACTCCCCCGGTGTACCCCACGATCGGTCAGTTCTCTCGCTTCTGCCGCTGTCTTTTTGATTATCTTCGTCTCGGTAGAGCCTTGGGTTGGGTTCATCAAGAGCAGGCGATCTATCCGACAAACTATTAATTTAGACCGGTCAAAAGCGGGCATGCCGACCGACGCCGTCGAAGATTATCTCAAGGCGATCTATCGGATCGAGTCCCGCGCGGGACCCCCGGTCTCCACCTCGCAGATCGCGGAGGCGCTCGACAAGACCCCCGCGACGGTGACGAGCATGGTGGAGACGCTCTCCGACCGGGGGCTGCTCTCCCGCGAGAAGTACACGGGCGTCGAACTCACGCCGGCCGGCGAGGTGGCCGCGCTGGAGGTCGTGCGCCGACACCGGCTTATCGAGGCGTTCCTCGCGGAGCAGTTGGACTACGAGGCGACCGAGGTCCACGACGAGGCCGACGCGCTCGAACACCACGTCAGCGAGGAGTTCACCCGGCGGGTCGAACGGGTCCTCGACTACCCCGCCGCCGACCCGCACGGCGACCCGATCCCCCCGGCGGACCTGTCGACGCCGGAGGACGCGGGAACGACGCTCGTCGCCGCGATGAAGCCCGGCGAGCGCGGCGCGGTCGCCCGCGTCAGCGACCGCGACCCGGACGTGCTGGAGTTCCTCGTCGACGCCGGGATCACCCCGGGGACGACCGTCGAGGTGGTCGACGTCACCTCCTTCGGGCTGGTCACGGTCCGGACGAGCGACGGCGACGAACACGGGCTGCCGGAGGCGGTCGCGGACCGCGTGTACGTCCGCCGCGCGGCGGAGTCGAGCGCCGCGAGCGACGGGCAGGAGGCGGGTGACGCATGACCGGCTACGCCGAGATCGTCGTCGTCGCGTTCGCCGCCCAGCTCGCGGTGTTACCGGGCGAGAAGGTCCAGTTGATGATCGCCGGACTGGCGACGAAGTACGACCCGAAGGTCGTCGTCGCCGCCGCCGGCTCCGCGTTCGCCGGCTGGACCGCCGTCGAGATCGCGTTCGGGCAGGCGCTCCAGTCCGCGCTGCCCCCGCTCGTGCTCAACGCCGTGACCGCGGTGCTGTTCTTCGTCTTCGCGGTCCTCCTGTACCGGTCCGCGCCGGCCCGCGGGACGAGCGCCGAGGCGGAGCGCACGGACGGCGGGCTGGCCGCGTTCGACGACCTCTCGCTCCCGGGGCGACTCGACCGGTACTCGGGGTCGCTCGGCGGGTTCCTGCCCATCTTCGCGCTCACCGCGACCGGCGAGTTCGGGGACAAGACCCAGCTCGTCACCATCGGGCTGGCGGTCCAGTACGGCGCGACGTCCGCCATCTGGGTCGGAGAGATGTTCGCGATCATTCCCGTGAGCCTCGCGAACGCCTACTTCTTCCACAAGTTCGCCGGCCGGGTCGACATGCGGCTCGCGCACCTCGGCTCCGCGCTGCTCTTCGCCTTCTTCGGCGCGGACACCGTGCTGTCGATCGCGACCGGCTTCTCGGTGTGGGAGACGTTCGTCGGCGCGGTCAGCGGTCTCGTCGGCGGGCTGTTCTGAGCCGTCCCCGGCGAGCTCGCTTCGCTCCCGTCTCAGAACTCGTCTAACGCCGACTGCTCGGCGGCCGCGAGCGCGTCCTCGCAGGTGCTCCAGGACTCGCGCGCGCAGTCGGGAAGCTCGCCGGTGTCGTCGACGTACGCGGCGAGAAACGAGCGCGTCGCGGGGTCGCTCGGGTAGCCGCTCCCGAGGTCGTCGTAGTCGGGATAGGCGGCGTCGATCTCGGCCATCGCGGCGTCGCGGACCGCCTTCGCGACGACGCTCGCGGCACCGACGGCGGGGTCATCGGCGTCCGCGCCGTGGGCGGCCGTCACGTCGACCGACGGGAGCGGTTCGTCCACCTCCGGAGTCCCGTCCTCGCCGTCGCTCTCGACGAACTCGCGGAGGCGCCGCGCGAACCGCTCCTCGCTGGTGTCGCCCGCGTCCGCGACGACTCGGACGGGGTCGTCGGCCTCAGGAGGGAGGTCCGCGAGCGCCGCCCGGACCGCCCGCGCCTGCCCGCGGACGGTGAGCGTGTTCATGTCGGTGTCCGGTCGGTCGATCTCGGCGGGCTCGACGCGGGCGATCCCGACGGCGACCGAGGGGTCACTCCTGAGGGCCGCGGCCATCTCCACGCGCCGCGCCGGCGCGACCCGCTTCGAGTCGTCAACGTCGGCCGGGAGGCTCGCCGGATCAGCGGCCACCGCCGCCGCGACCATCGGTCCGAGCGCGGGCCCCTTGCCGGCTTCGTCGACGCCGAGGTACACGCGTCGGTAGTGGGGAAGCGAGGGGAAATACCTTCAGAAAGGCTCCGACGGAGCCGTCGGGCGACGGCGTCGCGTCGGCGTCAGTCGAGCAGGACCGCGTTGACCTGCCCGGTCTGGCCGGGACGGGAGGTGACGCGGGCGCGGCCGGCGGACGTCTCGATGATGGCGCCCTTGGTGACGATGTTCCGGCGGACGTAGTTGACGTTCGCGGGGTTGTCGACGACGTTCTCGATCTCCGCCTCGCTCACGTCGCCGTCGGCGGCGACCTGCGCGACGTTCGTCGAGAGCGCGCGGACCTTCTGGTCCGTGCCGCGGGCGTCGATGTACTGGAGCCGGGTCTCGCCCACCGTCGTCTCGGCGGGCTCGCGGCCGAGCTGGTGGCGCTTCTTGTTCGAGGCGTGCTTGAGTCGGCCGCCGGTCCGCTTGCGTGTGGAGCGTCCCTGGTCTTTCATACGGTTACGAACAGCCAGCGAATACTTGAACCGTTCGACTCGTCCCGGGAACGGCGGCGGGAGCGGGACCAGCGCCGCGAGCCGGTTCAGGCGAACGCGCGCTCGAACGCGCGGACCCCCTCATCGGTGCCGGCGACGACGAGTTCGTCGCCGCGCTCGATCCGCGTCCCCGGCCCCACGTCGGTGACGAGCTCGTCGTCGCGCTCGATCGCGATGACGGTACAGCCGGTGGTCTCGCGCACGGCCGCCTCCCCGATCGTCCGGCCGATCAGGGCCGGCGTCTCGCTCCTGACGACTTCGACGTGCGTGTCGAGCGAGAGCACGTCTCGGTCCGTCAGCACGGCCGACGCGGACATCCGGCCCGTCACCGTCGAGAGGGAGAGGACGTAGTCGGCACCGGCCCGGTGCATCTTCGGCACGCTCTCGGGGTCCGCGACCCGCGCGAGCAGTTCGACGTTCGGCGCCAGGTCCCGCGCGACGAGCGTCGCGAACTCGGCGGTGGTGTCGTCGGGGAGCGCGAGGACGACGGTCCGCGCGTCCGCGACGCCGGCCTCCCGCAGCGTCTCCGGGTCCGTCGCGTCGCCGACCACGTCGATCGCCTCGCCACCGTCGCGGTCGACGACCGTCACCGGGAGCCCGGCTTCCCTGAGCGCGTTCACGATGGTCTTTCCGACCTGTCCGTGGCCGATGACGACCGTCTCGCCCGCGCCGAACCGCCGTGCCGCCGAGTTGGTCAGGTCGACGAGCCGCTCCACCTGCCCCTCGGTCCCCGAGACGAGGAGGACCGTCCCCGCAGACAGCGTCGCGTCCGGCGGCGGGGCCGCCTCGAACGCCCCGTTGAACCACGCTCCGATCACGTCCACGCCGGTGCGCTCGCCGATCCCGCTCCCGGCGAGCGTCGACCCGGCGAGGCCGCTGCCGTGGTGGATCGACACCTCCGCGATCCGTAGCGAGTCCCCGATGGCGACCGCCTCGTCGAGGTCGGTGCGGACCGCGGTCGTCACCTTCGAGGCGAGGCTCTCCCCGAGCAGCGACCGGGGAGAGAGTACCTCGTCCGCGCCGGCGAGGCGGTGGTAGCGCTCGCGGGACGGGTCCTCGACGACGCTTATCGCGCGGACGTCCGTCGAGAGCTCCTTCGCGGCGAGCACGATGCTCGCGTCCACCCGGTCTGAAACGTCGGTGACGAGCGCCCGGGCCGCGCCGAGGCGGGCGCTCTCGAGCCCGGCGGTCGTCTGCGGGTCGGCCTGAACGACCGTGTGACCCGCCTCGTACAGCGCCAGCGCCCGGTCCGGGTCTGGTTCGACGACCACGTACGGGACCGCCTCCGAGTCGAACTCGTTTAACAGCGCGTCGGAGCGCGTGGTGTCGGAGGCGACCACGACGTGTCCCTCCGCGTCGCCCTCCAGCGAGCGGGGGACGGTCGTCGAGAACGCGGACTCGAGGAGCGGGGTCGCGACGACGGGGAGCGCGCCGAAGAGCAGCGCCATCCCGACGAGGTCCATCACGGCGATGTACGCGTTCATCTCCTGACTCTCCCACGGCGCATCGCCGCCGAACCCGGTGGTGGAGAACATCTCGACCGCGAACCGGAGCGACTCGATCAGGGTGCGCGGGTCGTTCTCGTACACGCGCATCCCCCACTGATACGTGACAGCGGTGAACGCTATCATCCCTCCGAGAAAGGCGGCGTACAACACGACCCGCCGCTTCCACGTGTCCATCGAGCCGCGATACGCCGTGGCGGTACAAAAACGGGCGGACTCGCGCGGTTCGACTGCCGCGTCCTCGGTCCGTTCCCCGCCGTCCCGTCGCCCGCCTGGCGGCCGGTCGGACCGACCCCGAGTCAGGCGAAATTCGATGCTTTAAGTTTCGGGGGCCGAACCGTCGCGTATGGTGCGGGACCCGTCGCGAGACCCGGAGCCGCCGTCGGTCGACGAGGTGCTCGACGCGCTGGCCGACGACGCGGCCCGTCGGATCGTCGCGGCGCTCACCGAGCCGAAGACCGCGAGCGAGCTCTCCGAGGAGTGCGACATACCCCTGTCGACGACCTACCGGAAGCTGGAGAAGCTCACCGACGCCTCCCTGCTGTCGGAGTCGACCGACATCCGGCGGGACGGGCAGCACACGACGCGGTACTCGGTGTCGTTCGACGCCGTCACCGTCTCCGTCGACGACGGGGGCGAGGACGGCGCGGACCGGCGGGAGTTCGGCGTGGAGTTCTCCCGTCCGGAGCGGACCCGAGACGAGCGACTGGCCGACCTGTGGTCGGAGCTACGAGAGGAAACATGAACCCGTACATCGACCTGTCTATCATCGTCGCAAAGACCGCCATCCTGGTACTCGGTGGCAGCATTACCTACTACGCGCTCCGCGCGTACGACCGGACCGGCGACCGGTCGCTCCGGGAGTTGGGGGTCGGCTTCGGCATCGTCACCGTCGGGGCGCTCTTGGGCGGCGTCTCTCACCAGATCATCGGCGCCGACCTCGCGGTCGGCATCGCCGTCGACGGCCTCCTCACGGCGGTCGGCTTCGGCGTCATCGTCTACTCG
The sequence above is a segment of the Halorubrum sp. 2020YC2 genome. Coding sequences within it:
- a CDS encoding preprotein translocase subunit SecD, which produces MLEPIKENWRILLLVVVVIGASVALFAPGFGPDPAPGENASEAREGITNLQYGLDLAGGTRVRAPLSGYTATDVAFDGDAPGTVAEAVAAELDNASTRDVGAVPEESAVEVTEPSVTESQFRAAMDAAGYEYGDVRSGVTQETRDETMNVIQGKINEAGLSGGSVQQVQSLTGEYFILVEVPGEGRQNVIDLLEERGTVRIDIAYADGNGTAVQEGALIQGDFDEIGTAAQSDRGPGAYVPVTVRNSDDDGQSPAHGFQDAVVQRGFPDAYETQADQCGYNSETGEIEEVNGDRNPCLLLVVDGEVINSFGMDSGLAGDMGDGSWAETGRFRLTTGEFAEAQQISLNLRAGALPADLDISGEGTSSSISASQGENFRTYSLVIGVLSVFAVAGMVFLRYREPRVALPMIVTALAEVYALLGFAALLGYPLELAVIAGFIAVVGTGVDDLVIIADQVMSEGDVNSRTVFDSRFRQAFWVIGAAAATTIIAMSPLMVLSLGDLSGFAIFTVLGVLIGVLITRPAYGDILRRLLTVK
- the secF gene encoding protein translocase subunit SecF: MVAIEVPKVNYTDYSNRQLAAVPLAFLVLALAIIGGWFVATGAPANLGLEFTGGVELRIADDGGDVEQQIQTAFDREPDSVRTIPGDSVVVVTFQAAEDDPEGLANDLQEQADAAGLTTTAVDQVSPSFASDTARTALFGVALAFLGMSVLVFALFRTFVPSIAVVASAFSDLVIPVAAMNLLGIQMTLGTIAALLMIIGYSVDSDILLNDSVLRRTGEFYESVSRAMRTGVTMTLTSIAAMVVMAVVASVFGVGLLRDIGIILSVGLCADLMNTYLMNVSLLRWYKFEGVAR
- a CDS encoding DUF5812 family protein, which translates into the protein MTDEKESTFLVTHVESDSAVLKDVHDGQVHTLSSNPGLDVDDAVEATVAPDPPMEVTYQVIEVEERRPLSIEESPEPPTVHERELAAETPTGELAREERAGVGEIHVLTPPESETDAAVADVIDDREGTLSRAARFGVNRVEVRSEPGVVAVRYLP
- a CDS encoding undecaprenyl diphosphate synthase family protein, which produces MGLYDAYLATRHRLHDAEPPAHVALVLTERDLLADGAFDTLSSSVGWAFEYGAERVTVSVSVLDRAVAPTLVRELRRLDAPAETVVRGPDADGSPGGTADGQDGPDADRSPDSDADAPVRILVGLGGKAEFAGAVRELATDVADGELPPDAIDEDDVADRLLFPEEPDLVIKTGAERLSDFAIWQSVYAELYFTDVNWRDFRRREYLRAVLDYQNRQRRFGR
- a CDS encoding inorganic phosphate transporter, producing the protein MVEILLLVGVAVAAFVGYNIGGATTGPAFGPAVGADVLSKAGAAALMSVFFFVGAGTLGQRVVTTLGEDLVTGASVFTLETSIIVLFFIGGALFIGNFAGVPASTSMTAVGSIAGLGIATNTLDWAVMGEIAIWWLVAPIIGFWVSGVVGRYFYSAIDRWVAIESTDGALFEFDRSKTIPRPVLGPNTTRRELTGGIIVIAIGCLMAFSSGTSNIANAIAPLVALDGVEMEPMILLGSAAVAVGAFTIARRTLDTLGNDITDLPLTAAIVVAVVSSGIVISLSAVGIPASFVIIATMSIVGLGWGRATRTVTVRQGIKGEKEPKVSVGALTADEMPEIGEGGASDIPSASDLFNPGTSARVVLMQNIVPILSTVGALVTFTLLFTFVWQGQL
- a CDS encoding enoyl-CoA hydratase/isomerase family protein, giving the protein MIRTRTDGDVRVVTLDRPEARNALRPADLTALREAFAEPKADERRPVTFLRGAGDAFCAGADLDAVAALDDPEAFARRGQRVAAAIAASPSVVVCGIDGSARGGGVELALAADVRVATPRATFGEPGVSLGLFGAWGGTVRLPRIMGEGDALDFALSGQVLDAAAALRTGLVSRVVDDPRSVADEIAAGEPDALAAIKRRIRDRRDEGTQEDAEAAAFADLHDAHAAEIARRRGE
- a CDS encoding metal-dependent transcriptional regulator encodes the protein MPTDAVEDYLKAIYRIESRAGPPVSTSQIAEALDKTPATVTSMVETLSDRGLLSREKYTGVELTPAGEVAALEVVRRHRLIEAFLAEQLDYEATEVHDEADALEHHVSEEFTRRVERVLDYPAADPHGDPIPPADLSTPEDAGTTLVAAMKPGERGAVARVSDRDPDVLEFLVDAGITPGTTVEVVDVTSFGLVTVRTSDGDEHGLPEAVADRVYVRRAAESSAASDGQEAGDA